One region of Kwoniella newhampshirensis strain CBS 13917 chromosome 6, whole genome shotgun sequence genomic DNA includes:
- a CDS encoding cytoplasmic tRNA 2-thiolation protein 1, producing the protein MPPTPCSLCHTARALVKRPKTGQQVCKDCFFEVFETEVHNTIVEGQGIFSRGERVAIGASGGKDSTVLAHVLSVLNKRYDYGLDLYLLSIDEGITGYRDDSLETVKQNQVEYGLPLKILSYSELYGWTMDKIVEQVGRRNNCTFCGVFRRQALDRGAAQLGVDHIVTGHNADDIAETVLMNIMRGDIARLGRCTAVTTQSEDTIKRSKPFKYAYEKEIVMYAYFKKLTYFSTECIYSPDAYRGHARVFLKDLEAIRPSAIIDIIHSGESFVLEQSVQKGMKAMQTCLRCGYISSNDLCKACALLEGLEAGLDRSALRQTQDSGTAAPEGYRTIPKYERYGSYSQPAAPTEGIEKAVQAIEIR; encoded by the exons ATGCCACCTACACCTTGCTCGCTATGTCACACTGCCCGAGCACTGGTGAAAAGACCCAAGACAGGGCAGCAGGTCTGCAAAGATTGCTTCTTCGAGGTGTTCGAGACCGAGGTGCACAACACCATCGTGGAGGGCCAAGGGATATTCAGCAGGGGAGAAAGGGTAGCTATAGGTGCAAGTggaggaaagg ACTCGACGGTGCTGGCGCATGTGCTGTCAGTGTTGAATAAGCGATACGATTACGGTCTGGATCTGTATCTCCTATCGATCGATGAGGGTATCACAGGATACCGAGACGACTCACTAGAG ACTGTAAAACAGAATCAGGTAGAGTATGGATTGCCCCTCAAGATCTTATCGTACTCCGAGCTGTATGGATGGACAATGGACAAAATCGTAGAGCAAGTCGGTCGACGAAACAACT GTACCTTCTGTGGTGTCTTCCGACGTCAAGCTCTCGACCGAGGAGCTGCTCAGTTGGGGGTCGATCACATCGTCACGGGTCATAATGCAGACGATATCGCTGAGACAGTGCTTATGAATA TCATGCGAGGTGACATTGCCCGTTTGGGAAGATGTACGGCGGTCACTACCCAATCCGAGGATACCATCAAACGGAGCAAGCCTTTCAAATATGCTtacgagaaggagattgtcAT GTACGCATACTTCaagaagctgacatacTTCTCAACTGAATGCATTTACTCGCCCGACG CCTACCGAGGTCATGCCCGGGTATTCCTCAAAGACCTCGAGGCGATCCGACCGAGTGCtatcatcgacatcatccattCGGGGGAGTCGTTTGTACTGGAGCAAAGCGTGCAAAAGGGCATGAAAGCGATGC AAACATGTCTGCGATGCGGGTATATCTCATCAAATGACCTTTGT AAAGCTTGCGCTCTACTTGAGGGGCTCGAAGCCGGGCTCGACCGCTCAGCGCTT CGCCAAACACAAGACAGCGGTACAGCCGCACCGGAAGGTTATAGAACAATTCCAAAGTACGAGCGATATGGGTCATACTCACAACCGGCTGCGCCGACGGAGGGGATCGAGAAAGCAGTCCAGGCTATTGAGATCAGATGA